GGCTATAAAGGGAAACGggcatggatatatgaaatggatttgggtgagggttttgggccttgggtatgccaagcccatatcttctttaagaacaattcttcctcttcaagcccacttctagccttttgatcttgtgcacaacattcttcgcggcttccttgtgtaattcctcccggcttttcaccgcttttctgctcttttccgctccgctattcatccaaactttatttattacctaaaaatgcaaaattaattaataaaaatatttattcttgaaaacaaagaaaatacagaatatgggataaaatgtagaattaatgcacaaaagatgagttaaatgccaagaaaaatatatagaaatatgcactttttagcactcatcagcttCCCGAAAGGTCACCCATCCTGTGACTACTCCCGGCCGAGCACGCTTgactgagaagtttttcccacatctcagtcaagtgaactcattaggcctcggtgttagagaaggacaaatcattacttatattccattcggcgaaccctacctgccgaatcggggtattacaaccAAATTCTTTTAAATGATAACATTGGCCACGATATAGAGGTAAGATGTTTTGGCGGTTTGCAAACCCACAATCCACCAAGTAATATTTACCTAATTAAAAGACAATAAATTTTGTCAAAAATAACTTTCTTCGAAATATTTTGCagcatcaaaattcaaaaatatcgTCCAAGTCCATATGCGTTGTAGTAAAAATCATGTTTGACATACACAATATATAATACGCAAGCTATTCTAAAAATACCTTGGGGGATCGTCAGTCCATTTCTCCTTGTCATTGCATCACTAAGTATTTTTGAATCATGAGAAAAACCCTCCCATCCACTAAGCACGTAAATAAACTACAAGTCGAAGTTGCAAGCCGCTAACACATTTTGAGATACAATTCCATGACGATTCCAAAAAATGGCAGAATCTCTACGCTTTACCATGACTGGAATATGTGTACCATCCATAGCTCCAATACAATGCTTGAATTTCAATTCACCAATAATTTAACAGGCAAACATATATACAAATAACAAtttatatattttaatttattagttatctaaaaaaatttatatatttttaaCTAGTCTATTACCTTAAAGTAAGGATAAAATCGTGTACTCTCTTGTATTTTTGTGGTGTTGTGTTGTTGGTTTATCCATGATTCGCGGAGCTATTTCATTTAAAACTCGTAACATCCTATCGAAGTTTTTGCTAATTATCCTCGTGAACGACCAAATGTATCACGTATTCTGCAATGTCGTTCATTTTTGCCAACTACAAGTAAAAACGTACCGACCATTACTCTGACGGAAACACATTTTGTGCCACGAACTGATGTTGTGTCTCAAATAATATAACATAGTTTCTGAAATACGTCAGGGTACATCCTATATTGTTTTCGAAATTCTTCTGGGTATTCGTTCAAACTCTCATTATATAGTTATATCCAAAATCAATAACTGGTCGTCTTATTGGTCGTTCAATACAGTGACTTTGTATGTATTACAATTGCTTAATTGTATCCATTAACTATGAATGCACCGCTGAAAGAATATTTAAAGTTATAGATAATTCACCTTCTTCATCGCTACTTACTTCATCATCGGCATTGCCTCCAtcatcataacgacatataataacAAAGATGTCAATTcataaaatctaaaccaaacaaaACGTCCAAAAGCAGTCTTAGTCAATACTTGATAATAAAGTCAtaactaacaaaaaaaaagaagtagcAGTAGTTGCAATGCaagcaaaaatgaaaataaacgaCTACGTACGACCAAGTTGTTTGCGAAGACTAGTATCTTTCTTGCAAACATAATATAAGGTTCATTCTCGCAACTTTGAAGCAATCCAGAGCTTTCTCTCTTCAGCATTAGAACGTCTAAATATGTTCTTCTTATGATTGCTATCGagcatttcaatcactttgagctTTTGTTCCAACATAATTTCTGACATGGCATAAACAATATCCCATAGTTTATTTTCCTTCTTATCCGTTTCAAGTCTACGGATTTCCTTTTCAATTTTGCGGTCTTCTCTTTCTTTAGCTTTCTCTTTGGAATTTTCCATAACGATAACATGCATCGACTCAATAGTAAAAGCAATTTAGGCGATGTTCATAATCAATTTTTTAATGTATTCTGACTGCCCTGTGGGAGGTGAAGATGCAGATGAATCATTATTGTCATTTCTTGCTCTTTTCCTTGGAACTGCCTTTTGGGTTTGAATTTTCTTGgtgttcatatcttgagaatcACTATTTTCCTCTTCAGAATAAGGTTCAAAGGCTACGCCAAAAACGTTATCATATTGTTCCGTATGAGTACCATTAACATCTTCGCCATCATCTTGATGTTCACCTTCCTCCATAGAAGTTCTAGCACTTGTACCATCTTGAGTGAGATCAACTGTGACTTTCCAGTTGCACATTTGTTTCCAAAAACAGGAAGCAAGTATC
This is a stretch of genomic DNA from Papaver somniferum cultivar HN1 chromosome 1, ASM357369v1, whole genome shotgun sequence. It encodes these proteins:
- the LOC113334989 gene encoding uncharacterized protein At2g29880-like, with translation MGTLKKTLEIPKKKSYNQWTEEETDELLKLLVETTLQHQKDKNGAFTKKTVEEKILPKLNQICECNRTYENFKGKYRCSGFGWNKDLKMIDDTEEMWEDYLEVECMVYLFLNCVNCHPNHSSVRLENGTYYGYLLPVFGNKCATGKSQLISLKMVQVLELLWRKVNIKMMAKMLMSMHVIVMENSKEKAKEREDRKIEKEIRRLETDKKENKLWDIVYAMSEIMLEQKLKVIEMLDSNHKKNIFRRSNAEERKLWIASKLRE